The genomic segment GGCGGACTTACAGAAGGGAAAATGGTTTTTCCTGCAATATTGCTTATTAGTGCATTATTAACTGCTTTATACCTTCTTCCAGTTATAAAAGAAGCCTTTTTCAAAAAAGGGGAGAACACTATAGTTAAGGAAGCACCAATAAAAATGTTACTACCCATAGTTATGATAACCATTATAATTGTTTTACTTGGATTATTTCCTAATATGCTTATCTCATTTATTCAGAAAATTGCTAGTGAGGTAATTTAAGAAAGGAGGGTATTATATTGAAATCCACTACGTATTTACTGTTTATTCTGCTGTTCCCACTTATTAGTTCTTTAATAGGCTACATTATAGGCATGAAAAATGAAAAATATAGAGATATCTTTAATATTGTAATGACTGCCATTGTATTTGTGGTTACTACTATATTATATAAATATGTTGTAGTACAGCCAATAGAGCTATCTATACCTTATATTATGGGTACAGGCCTTCATTTAAAATTGGATATGTTTAGGTATGTTTTTGTCTGGCTTACAGCTATGATATGGTTTTTAACTACAATATATTCAACACAGTATTTAAAAAATCCTAAAAATAGGAATAGATATTATCTGTTTTTTATGTTAACTCTAGCGAGTACTATTGGAATTTTCATATCAGAAAACTTCTTAAATTTGTTTACTTTCTTCGAAATTATGTCGTTTACATCATATGCTTTAATAATTAACGATGAAGATGATTATTCGCATGATGCAGGAAATACTTACATTATAATGGCAGTAACTGGTGGTCTTATTTTGCTTATGGGATTATTTTTGCTGTATAATTATACTCAAACATTAGATATTAGTGAACTTAGAGCTTGCGTAAGCAAGTTAGGTGATGTAAAGTATCTTATCGTAACTCTAATTATTATAGGGTTTGGTGTAAAAGCAGGAATGGTACCATTACACATATGGTTACCGAAGGCATATCCTGCAGCGCCAACGCCTGCAACTATTGTTTTATCTGCAGTTTTAGCGAAGACCGGTATATTTGGAATTATATTAACTATTGAAGTAATTATGAGTGGAGATTTTATGATTTCAATTATTATTCTAGTGATAGGTCTTCTAAATATGTTCATTGGTGGTTTTCTAGCCATGATGCAGAGAAACATAAAAAGAATTCTTGCATATAGTAGCATGAGTCAAATTGGCTATATTCTTGTTGGAATAGGATTAATAGGGGTTTTGAAAGAGCATAGAACTATAGCTATTTATGGTACAATGTATCATGTTATAAATCATGGAATTTTTAAAGCCTTATTATTTATGGGCACAGGAACCATATATTTGGTGCTAAATGAGGTTAGCATAAATAAAATTGGTGGCTTTGGAATTAATAAACATGCATTAAAGATAATGTTTTTTATAGGCGTTCTATCGGTAATAGGGATGCCTGGTTTTAATGGATTCACTAGTAAAACAATGCTGCATGAGGCACTTATCGAAGCGGAGCATATGTATGGGGGGGTGTTTTTTAAAACATGTGAAATTGTGTTTATAATAAGTAGTAGCTTTACTGTAGCCTATTTACTGAAAATATTTGTAGCTGTATTTATAGAAAAAAGCAATCAAAATATTGAAAAGGTAAAGGCAAAGATAACTAAAATGACACTTTTACCAATGGTTATATTTAGTTTAATGAGTATTTATATTGGACTTAATCCAAGTGTAATCTTACATGTGCTAGATAAAGCTTTAAAGCCATTTGGAAATGCTGAGCCAATAGCCGTGGATTTCTACACTTTAAATAATATTAAAAGCTCCTTTATAATAATATTAATTGGTATCGTAATTTATATGGGATTTATAAGAAAAGTGTTAAAAAAAGGGGAAGGTACTAATTGGTATTATGTGAACCCAACTTTAAATTGGATAAGTTTAGAAAAACATATATATAAGCCTCTAGGAAAAGGTATTATTTTTATTAGTTGCTTTATTTTTCATATAATTGATCGCTTAGTAGTTAACAGTGTTACTTTTATAGGGAGAAGTATTGATTCAATTAATAAAAGGGAAATCGATTATGGAAAAGCTATTATAAGAAGGATGAGAAGCGTATTCATCAATTTATTTAATACTCAAGATATTAATAATTGCAAAATTGAGATGGCAGAGGAAAAGTCAGAAATTATAAATGTAAAATCAAAAATAGAAGAAATAGGGTATAACATGAATAGTTTAACTTACTCACTATTTATATTTGGTATATTACTCGTAGTGTGTTTGTTATTTTTAATGTCCTAAAAAAAGCAAATGTTAATTTGCTTTTTTTTAAAATATTTATAATTTGAAACTATTCTTATAAATATTTAGTATATCTTCTCGCTTTACAGGTGTGGGATGATTTTTTAACTTATTATTGTTTAAGGCCATTTTGTCACTATAAGAACATACGTCTTCATAAGTTACACTATTTACATCACCAAGCATAGAGTTTAGAAAATAGCCAAGTTCATCTAAATTCTCTAGGGTTAATAGATATAAAATCTTTTTAACTTTACTTTTATCATCGCAAAATTCTAAATATGACTTTAAAAGTATTCCATTTGCTTTCCCATGAGGTATATTATGAAAATATGTAAGAGCATAACCCATTCCATGTGGAAGAGATGTTCCAGATTGCGCTATAACCATACCAGCTAAAGTAGAAGCTACCATTAGTTTTTTTCTTATAGTGTAGGTGAAATCCTTTTCTTTTATCATATTTAGACATTCACCAAATAATTTTAATCCCTTTTCTGCTAAAGCATCACTTAATATACTTGCGTTTGTTGACAAATATCCTTCTATTAAATGTGATAAAGCGTCTACTGAAGTATTAATAGTTATTTTTTCTGGTAAAAACATTAGATATTTTACATCCAGCAGAGCATATTCAGGAAATATTCTTTGACATATACCATGCTTTGTTTGTAGTTCATTATCTGTAACTATAGAATAAGGAGTTGTTTCAGTTCCTGTTCCAGCTGTTGTTGGCACGGCAATTATAGGTATAGATTTTAAATTTGGGCTTTCAAATAAATTACATATTGTATCATTTGGGTTATTTATGAGCACACCGGCTGCCTTTGCGGCATCAATGGGAGATCCCCCTCCGATTCCAATAATGAAATTAGATTTTTGTAATATTCCAAGTTTTGCAATGGCTTCTACAGTTTCTAAAGAGGGATTTTCTTCTACATTATTAAAAACATCATATTTAATTCCCTCTTTTTTCAGCGCATTAGTAACATCTTTTAATGAACCATTAGTGATTGAAGAGGTTTTACCAGTAACAATTAAAGCTTTTTCTCCATAATTACAAAATAAATTGCTATTTTTTAGTACTACGTCTTCATCTAGTAATATTTTTGTTGGCATGTAGTAATTAGTAAAGTTCATAGTATATCCTCCTTTTATAATAATATATTTTGTGTATATTATAGCATTAGATACATCAAAATAAAAACAAGTCAAATCTATTAGTAATTGAAGTTGTTAATAATGCAATATATTTTCTTGGAAATATATTGCATTATTAACGGTGTTTGTGTTTTAAAATGAAAAATAATTTTTCAACAATTGATTTTTTATTAATATACTATATAATTATCCGTGAAGACTTATTTATATATATATTAATTTTAATTTTAAATCAATTTTATTTCATAATAGATTATGAAATGTGGTTAGAAATATTTGGTGAAAAATACATTTATAGTGATATTCATTTATTAAGTGGAATTTAGCTTATGAAATTTTTTTAATAGGAGATATATATTTATACAGTGACTAAAATAATATTAGGAAGTGATATAGTGGAAGAACGATTGCAAAAATTCATGGCGAGCTGTGGTGTTGCTTCACGAAGAAAATGTGAGGAAATAATTACAGCAGGAAGGGTAAAAGTAAATGATTTAATGGTTACAGAACTTGGTCATAAAGTTGACCCTGAAAAAGATAGGGTACATGTGGATAATAAAATTATCAATATGGAAGAAAACAAAGTTTACATTGCACTAAATAAACCAGAAGGGATAGTATCTACTGTAAAGGACGAAAAAGAAAGAAAAACTATTCTAGATTTGGTGAAGGTAAAAGAAAGAATATATCCCATAGGACGGTTAGACTATGATACATGCGGTTTAATTATATTAACGAATGATGGAGATATCTATAATAAGGTTATTCACCCAAGACAAGCAATCAACAAAGTTTATTTAGCAATACTAGAAGGATGTCCAAATGAAGAAGAAATATCTAAGTTCTGTAATGGGATAGATATTGAAGGATACATTACAGCGAAAGCGGATCTTCAAATAAATAAGAGGGTTGGATTCAACTGCAGGGTTACAATTACTATACATGAAGGAAAAAATCGCCAAATCAGAAAAATGTGTGATGCAATAGGACATCCAGTTATTGCATTAAAAAGAGTTTCTGTGGGCAATATTTTATTAGGCGATATGGAAAAGGGTTCATGGAGAAACTTGACTGAAGATGAAATAAAATATTTGAAAAATCTATAATTAAATGATGCATTTTATGTGGGACATGAAGGAGTTTTTCATTTTATTTGGTTGGAATTAACATAGAAAGGATTGAGTTAGTTATGGAAAACAGCAAACAAGATTTAATGAGGTCTATTCAAATCAAGTTTCCACGGTTAAGCAAGGGGCAAAAATTAATAGCAGAATATATTTTAAAACACTATGATAAGGCAGCATTTATGACCGCAGCCAAATTAGGTACTAGTGTAGGAGTAAGTGAATCTACTGTTGTAAGATTTGCTAATGAGTTAGATTTCACTGGTTATCCAAAACTACAGAAAGCTCTTCAAGAATTAATTAAAAACAAACTAACTACCGTTCAAAGAATTGAGTTGTCTAACGACTTCATTACGCAAGAAAATGCATTAAAAGGTGTATTAAAAGCTGATATGGAAAATATTAGAGCTACTCTGGAGAAGATTAATTATAAAACTTTTGAGGAGATAGTAAATTCACTATTTAAGGCTGAAAGAATATACATAATCGGGCTTAGAAGTTCATCTGCATTAGCAGAATTTTTGGGTTTTTATTTAAATCTTATTTTAGATAATGTTAAGGTTGTAGCATATGGTGTCAGCGATATATTTGAGCAGATGCTTAATGTTAATGAAAAAGACGTAGTAATTGGAATAGGGTTTCCAAGGTACGCAACAAGAACAGTTGAAGCTTTGGCTTTTGCTAAAAGTAGAAATGCTAATGTTGTAGCAATTACAGATGGTTTATTATCTCCACTAGCTGCTAAAGCCGACTATACATTAATAGCTCAAAGTAATATGGCTTCATTTGTTGATTCTTTAGTAGCGCCACTCAGTGTAATAAACGCATTAATTATTGCTGTGGGATTAAGAGAAAAAGAAAAAATTTCAAGGACATTTTCTAATTTGGAGACCGTATGGGAAGAATATCAAGTTTATTCTTATAAAGATAAAGATTAGGATGATTAGTATGAGATAAGTGGATATAAATATTTGCTTTTTATTTTAAAATATAATTATAATTCTTTAAATGAGGAAGAAATAGTGCATACTATAAATTATGTGCAAAGTAGTAGCAATCTAATATATATATACATACATATATATATTAAATTCAAATAAAACATTAATTTAAGGAGGAAATAAATTATGGAAGTAAAAGAATATATAGAGCAAGTATTAGAAAATGTTAAAAAGAGAAATCCTAATGAACCTGAATTTTTACAAACAGTTGAAGAAGTTTTAGGATCTTTAGGACCAGTTTTAGAAAAACATCCAGAGTATATTGAAGCAAACCTTTTAGAAAGATTCTGTGAACCTGAAAGACAAATGATGTTTAGGGTTCCATGGATAGATGATGCAGGCGTTACACAGGTTAACCGTGGTTTTAGAGTGCAATTTAATGGATGTATAGGACCATTTAAAGGCGGTTTAAGATTTCATCCTTCAGTTTATATTGGAATCATTAAATTTCTAGGATTTGAACAAGTGTTAAAGAATTCATTAACTGGACTTCCAATAGGTGGAGGTAAAGGTGGTTCTGATTTCGATCCAAAAGGGAAATCAGATGCTGAGATAATGCGATTCTGCCAAAGCTTTATGACTGAACTTTACAGATATATAGGGCCAGATGTTGACGTTCCAGCTGGAGACATTGGTGTTGGAGGACGAGAAATTGGCTATTTATATGGACAATACAGAAGGATTAAAGGAACTTTTCAAAATGGAGTTATTACAGGAAAAGGGTTAGCGTATGGCGGAAGTTTAATAAGACCACAAGCTACAGGTTTTGGGATAGCTTATTTCTGTGAAGAAATGCTTAAACATGAAGGGCTAGATTTTAAAGGTAAAACAGTAGCTACTTCGGGTTTCGGAAACGTTGCTTGGGGTGTTTGCACAAAAGTTGCTGATTTAGGTGGTAAAGTAGTTACACTTTCAGGTCCAGACGGATATATATACGATCCAAATGGAATAACAGGAGAGAAAATAGATTACTTAGTTGAAATGTTAAGGGTAAATAAAGGCTCGAGAGTTAAGGACTATGCTGACAAGTATGATGTTGAATTCCATGCTGGAGAAAAACCATGGAATGTAAAAGTTGATATAGTAATACCGTGTGCTACACAAAACGATATCAATATAGAGCATGCTAAACAAATAGTCGCAAATGGAATAAAATTTGTTTGTGAAGGTGCTAACATGCCATGTACTAACGAAGCAGTTGACTACTTCTTAGAAAAGGGCGTTAATGTAGGACCATCTAAGGCTGCAAATGCAGGCGGAGTTGCTACATCAGCACTTGAAATGAGTCAAAATAGCATGAGACTATCATGGACGGCTGAAGAAGTTGATGAAAAATTACATGAAATTATGATTAATATATACAAAAATTGTAAAGATGCTTCAGAAGAATTTGGATTTGGTTATAATCTAGTTTCAGGAGCTAACATCGCAGGATTTGTTAAAGTTGCAGAAGCAATGCACGCACAAGGAAATTATTAATTCTTACGTATATATTTCAAAGAGAATCCTTTTAGGGGGATTCCCTTTTTTATTTTTTTATTTTTTAGTTATATAAAAGAGTGTGATATAATAGAATGCATATATTTATTTGAAATACGGTGTTTATTTTTAAATGAGGTTGAATAAATTAATGTATTATATTAATTTATAATTGTAAGTATTATAAGGGAGTGATTAGGTGGCAAAAGTAGTTATTATTGGAGGAGGACCAGCAGGTATGATGGCAGCTGTTACAGCTTCATCAAAACATGATGTGGTACTCATTGAAAAAAATGAAAAATTAGGAAGAAAACTTTATATAACTGGGAAAGGTAGATGCAATATTACAAATGCGAAGGATATTGGTGATTTTTTTGAACATATACCATGTAATCCTCATTTTTTATATAGTTCTTTATATTCCTTTACTAATGAAGATACAATGAATTTTTTTAAAGAATTAGGAGTTAACCTTAAGGTTGAAAGAGGAGATAGAGTATTTCCGCAGTCAGATAAGTCTTCGGATATAATAAAAGCGTTTAATATGGAATTAAAAAATAAAAATGTTAAAGTGCAATTAAACTCAAAAGTTAAAAAGTTAGTTAGGGATAATCAGAAGATTGTCGGAGTACAGCTTGCTGATGGAAGTTATGTTTATGGAGATTACTTTATATTATGTACCGGTGGTTTATCATATCCACAAACGGGATCATCTGGTGAAGGTTTATCTTATACTCGTTCTTTAGGACACAATATAATTAAACCTAAAGCATCACTTGTACCAATAGAATTTGATGAAACGTGGGTTTCGGATTTACAGGGTCTCTCTCTAAAAAATGTAGAATTAAAAATTACTAATAGTAAG from the Clostridium sp. CM027 genome contains:
- a CDS encoding complex I subunit 5 family protein, with protein sequence MKSTTYLLFILLFPLISSLIGYIIGMKNEKYRDIFNIVMTAIVFVVTTILYKYVVVQPIELSIPYIMGTGLHLKLDMFRYVFVWLTAMIWFLTTIYSTQYLKNPKNRNRYYLFFMLTLASTIGIFISENFLNLFTFFEIMSFTSYALIINDEDDYSHDAGNTYIIMAVTGGLILLMGLFLLYNYTQTLDISELRACVSKLGDVKYLIVTLIIIGFGVKAGMVPLHIWLPKAYPAAPTPATIVLSAVLAKTGIFGIILTIEVIMSGDFMISIIILVIGLLNMFIGGFLAMMQRNIKRILAYSSMSQIGYILVGIGLIGVLKEHRTIAIYGTMYHVINHGIFKALLFMGTGTIYLVLNEVSINKIGGFGINKHALKIMFFIGVLSVIGMPGFNGFTSKTMLHEALIEAEHMYGGVFFKTCEIVFIISSSFTVAYLLKIFVAVFIEKSNQNIEKVKAKITKMTLLPMVIFSLMSIYIGLNPSVILHVLDKALKPFGNAEPIAVDFYTLNNIKSSFIIILIGIVIYMGFIRKVLKKGEGTNWYYVNPTLNWISLEKHIYKPLGKGIIFISCFIFHIIDRLVVNSVTFIGRSIDSINKREIDYGKAIIRRMRSVFINLFNTQDINNCKIEMAEEKSEIINVKSKIEEIGYNMNSLTYSLFIFGILLVVCLLFLMS
- a CDS encoding iron-containing alcohol dehydrogenase family protein, coding for MNFTNYYMPTKILLDEDVVLKNSNLFCNYGEKALIVTGKTSSITNGSLKDVTNALKKEGIKYDVFNNVEENPSLETVEAIAKLGILQKSNFIIGIGGGSPIDAAKAAGVLINNPNDTICNLFESPNLKSIPIIAVPTTAGTGTETTPYSIVTDNELQTKHGICQRIFPEYALLDVKYLMFLPEKITINTSVDALSHLIEGYLSTNASILSDALAEKGLKLFGECLNMIKEKDFTYTIRKKLMVASTLAGMVIAQSGTSLPHGMGYALTYFHNIPHGKANGILLKSYLEFCDDKSKVKKILYLLTLENLDELGYFLNSMLGDVNSVTYEDVCSYSDKMALNNNKLKNHPTPVKREDILNIYKNSFKL
- a CDS encoding pseudouridine synthase, producing MEERLQKFMASCGVASRRKCEEIITAGRVKVNDLMVTELGHKVDPEKDRVHVDNKIINMEENKVYIALNKPEGIVSTVKDEKERKTILDLVKVKERIYPIGRLDYDTCGLIILTNDGDIYNKVIHPRQAINKVYLAILEGCPNEEEISKFCNGIDIEGYITAKADLQINKRVGFNCRVTITIHEGKNRQIRKMCDAIGHPVIALKRVSVGNILLGDMEKGSWRNLTEDEIKYLKNL
- a CDS encoding MurR/RpiR family transcriptional regulator; this translates as MENSKQDLMRSIQIKFPRLSKGQKLIAEYILKHYDKAAFMTAAKLGTSVGVSESTVVRFANELDFTGYPKLQKALQELIKNKLTTVQRIELSNDFITQENALKGVLKADMENIRATLEKINYKTFEEIVNSLFKAERIYIIGLRSSSALAEFLGFYLNLILDNVKVVAYGVSDIFEQMLNVNEKDVVIGIGFPRYATRTVEALAFAKSRNANVVAITDGLLSPLAAKADYTLIAQSNMASFVDSLVAPLSVINALIIAVGLREKEKISRTFSNLETVWEEYQVYSYKDKD
- the gdhA gene encoding NADP-specific glutamate dehydrogenase codes for the protein MEVKEYIEQVLENVKKRNPNEPEFLQTVEEVLGSLGPVLEKHPEYIEANLLERFCEPERQMMFRVPWIDDAGVTQVNRGFRVQFNGCIGPFKGGLRFHPSVYIGIIKFLGFEQVLKNSLTGLPIGGGKGGSDFDPKGKSDAEIMRFCQSFMTELYRYIGPDVDVPAGDIGVGGREIGYLYGQYRRIKGTFQNGVITGKGLAYGGSLIRPQATGFGIAYFCEEMLKHEGLDFKGKTVATSGFGNVAWGVCTKVADLGGKVVTLSGPDGYIYDPNGITGEKIDYLVEMLRVNKGSRVKDYADKYDVEFHAGEKPWNVKVDIVIPCATQNDINIEHAKQIVANGIKFVCEGANMPCTNEAVDYFLEKGVNVGPSKAANAGGVATSALEMSQNSMRLSWTAEEVDEKLHEIMINIYKNCKDASEEFGFGYNLVSGANIAGFVKVAEAMHAQGNY
- a CDS encoding NAD(P)/FAD-dependent oxidoreductase yields the protein MMAAVTASSKHDVVLIEKNEKLGRKLYITGKGRCNITNAKDIGDFFEHIPCNPHFLYSSLYSFTNEDTMNFFKELGVNLKVERGDRVFPQSDKSSDIIKAFNMELKNKNVKVQLNSKVKKLVRDNQKIVGVQLADGSYVYGDYFILCTGGLSYPQTGSSGEGLSYTRSLGHNIIKPKASLVPIEFDETWVSDLQGLSLKNVELKITNSKNKSLYKEFGEMLFTHYGASGPIVLSASSFIKEGEKFKAVINLKPALSEVELDKRVQSDFLKYANKAFKNSLDDLLPRKMINTIIQLSNIDEDKKVNSITKEERKTVVNLLQNLTFNIKGLRPIEEAIITSGGVDTLEIDASTMKSKKIDNLYFAGEMIDVDAYTGGYNLQIALSTGNLAGSNVGEN